A single genomic interval of Shewanella halotolerans harbors:
- a CDS encoding porin, with the protein MKKSVLSASIFATLAATSFTALADGPQFYGRADLAFTHSDNGIATQNQKDGTIIENNFSWLGVKGSEKVADGLEVIYQMEFGVSNYDNSGNTFAARNTYLGLRSVIGTALVGRNDTVFKASEGGFDLFGNTNSDIDLLAAGQSRTADGITYYSPKIADLITLNATYLMEDNYVTYDGNERVAPDNMYALSATLGDKALKAQNYYVAAAYNDNIDDVKAYRGVAQVKLGQVILGALYQNSEHVDSKYANLEGDTYFINAAYVMGNLKFKAMYGKDDSGLGKYVKRYVGGSDGAGMETLSDVDLQQFSIGADYRISKSTLFYGHYTKYDGDLKLAGMKQDLGDDIVTLGMRFDF; encoded by the coding sequence ATGAAAAAATCTGTTCTATCGGCAAGCATTTTCGCCACCCTCGCAGCCACCTCATTCACCGCGCTCGCCGACGGTCCTCAGTTCTATGGCCGTGCCGATCTTGCCTTCACTCACTCGGATAATGGCATCGCCACCCAAAACCAGAAAGATGGCACCATCATAGAGAACAACTTCTCTTGGTTAGGGGTGAAGGGCAGCGAAAAAGTCGCCGACGGCCTGGAAGTGATCTACCAGATGGAGTTTGGTGTCAGCAACTATGACAACTCAGGCAATACCTTTGCCGCACGTAACACCTACCTGGGGCTAAGAAGCGTCATAGGTACCGCCCTTGTGGGTCGTAACGACACCGTATTTAAGGCATCCGAAGGTGGCTTCGACCTCTTCGGTAACACCAACTCAGATATCGATCTGCTGGCCGCCGGTCAATCGCGTACCGCAGACGGTATCACCTACTACTCGCCTAAGATCGCCGATCTCATCACCTTGAACGCCACCTACCTGATGGAAGACAACTATGTGACCTATGACGGCAACGAGCGCGTGGCACCAGACAACATGTATGCCCTCAGCGCCACCTTAGGTGATAAGGCGCTCAAGGCGCAGAACTACTATGTTGCCGCGGCCTACAACGACAACATCGACGATGTGAAAGCCTATCGCGGCGTAGCACAGGTGAAGCTAGGTCAGGTGATCTTAGGCGCCCTGTATCAGAACAGTGAACATGTGGACAGCAAGTACGCCAACCTAGAAGGCGATACCTACTTTATCAATGCCGCCTATGTGATGGGTAACCTGAAGTTTAAGGCGATGTACGGTAAGGACGATTCGGGTCTGGGCAAGTATGTGAAGCGTTATGTGGGTGGTAGCGATGGCGCGGGCATGGAAACCCTGTCTGACGTAGATCTACAACAGTTCAGCATAGGTGCCGACTACCGTATCAGTAAGAGCACGCTGTTTTATGGTCACTACACTAAATATGATGGCGACCTGAAACTGGCTGGCATGAAGCAAGATCTGGGTGATGACATAGTCACCCTAGGTATGCGCTTCGACTTCTAA